The Candidatus Hydrogenedentota bacterium sequence CAACCTGGCAGACAGCCTGAAAGATATGCCGGGGACATCCGACCTCTTGGGCGGCCTCGAAGACCTTTCGAGTCTGCGCGGCCTCGCGGCGCTGGAAGATTCAGCAGGCGCCGGAGCAGCCCAGCGTGTCGGCGAAGAGTTTATCTGCGCCGCATGCGGAGCCATGAAACCGGGCACGGAGGCCGTGACATTTGAAGGCAAGATCCTGTGCAAGCAATGCGGCTACAACCTGGGCAAAGACGGCGGCGTTGCCTACACCGATGGCTCCTCGTTCTACAAGGAGAAAACCAAGCGCCACCCCGTGAAAGATTTCATGGCGTTCTATGCCCGCAATTCGCGTCAATTCATGGCGGCTGGCGCGGTTCTGGGCCTTCTGGCGCTCTTCATTGCCCTGCGCATGGCGGGCGCTGTTGGCGTAGCGCGTTATCTCCAGTATCCCCTTGCAGCAGCAATCATCGCGGCCGTGTACATGGGTAACGGTCTGAAACGGGCGTACGGCCGGACCATTCTTATCGCCACGGTCCTGACCCTTGCAGGAGAAGTGTTCTTGTTCCGCGGGAGCGGCCTCTTTCTTCTTGGTGCGCTTTCATTCCTCGCGGCGCATGCGGCGTTTCTCATCGCCTTCTGGATACGCGGCTTTTCGCTGGGATGGAGTATCGGAGCGGCGATCCCGCTATTGGGCATAAGCGCCGCGAGCTATTTCTGGCTTCACCAGCAAGCCTCCGTCGAGATGGAGGTCGCCATGATCGGGTTTGGCCTGGTGCTCACCGCAATGACCGTGTTCGGGATTGCCACGGTCGGCGCCGGAAGCAGTCTGACCATTATACTGGGCGTGATCGCCTTCTATGTTTCGGATATTCTGTTCGCACGCTCGCTTGTGCACGATCTTCTGTCCGGCTGGGGCAATACGGTGGGCGCCATACCATTACGCGACATTGCACTGATTCTGTTCGCATTCAGCATCTCGGCCGAACGCGAGCGCGTTGGCGCTTTGGAAGAGCAGGCAAAGGCCGCTCAGGCGCAGCCGCAGCCGTACGACCCCCTCGCAAACCTCTAACAAGAACTATTTCCCCGACAACGCGCTTTCGAGGTCGGCAGCGATGGCTTCAGCATGCTTGCGGTCGGCGATGTGCCTCGCAATGGAATAGGTATTGCCGTCCATTGTCGTGATTTCAACCGAGTAGTAGGTCTTGTTCCCGGATTGCATGTCGGAGCTCACCTTGACGGCCTCGATGTCGGCGTAATAGAAGGCCCGTTTCTTGGCGAACCCGAGCATGCTGCTCGTCACAGTCAAGACCTGGAAATTGGCCTCGAGCCGCTGCGCGCCGAACCACAGATCAAAAACGACGCAGCCGATTAAGAACCCGAAAAAGCAGAAAACGGCGGTGAAGAAAATGGGCGCGCCCGCTGCGACCATGAGGACAATCGCTCCTACCCAGATGGCGAAGAACACGGTGACAATTGCCGCCGTGCCCTTCAGCCGCGCCATGGGAAACTCATAACGCCGTCCGCCCGACACCAGGGTCGTGCGAAGGATGCCGGCTGCGCGCAATTCTTCGTCCAGCTCGGAAGGGTTCTGATATG is a genomic window containing:
- a CDS encoding lysoplasmalogenase family protein, whose translation is MDWYYAEGSKQIGPLDGRKMGLLVQQGTIRPDTLVWREGLPNWTAARKAAPNLFQGVAQQPQAPAQQPRPAGGGPSAPTIGMSGGFGLQGNLADSLKDMPGTSDLLGGLEDLSSLRGLAALEDSAGAGAAQRVGEEFICAACGAMKPGTEAVTFEGKILCKQCGYNLGKDGGVAYTDGSSFYKEKTKRHPVKDFMAFYARNSRQFMAAGAVLGLLALFIALRMAGAVGVARYLQYPLAAAIIAAVYMGNGLKRAYGRTILIATVLTLAGEVFLFRGSGLFLLGALSFLAAHAAFLIAFWIRGFSLGWSIGAAIPLLGISAASYFWLHQQASVEMEVAMIGFGLVLTAMTVFGIATVGAGSSLTIILGVIAFYVSDILFARSLVHDLLSGWGNTVGAIPLRDIALILFAFSISAERERVGALEEQAKAAQAQPQPYDPLANL